The following DNA comes from Anopheles coustani chromosome 2, idAnoCousDA_361_x.2, whole genome shotgun sequence.
ATTTCGCAACGTGCAGTTGAATCTCGGTCGGATGCTGGGTGCTGCTGATGACCTCTATTTCGTCCGTATCTTTGGGAAAAGCGAGACAGGCCTGCGTTTCCAGGTAGAAATGCTCCTGTCCGCCCATACGGCAATCTCCTTCGACAATGACGTCCGAGTCAGCTAACGCTTTCTCTACGTCCCCCTTGACGATTGACCGGGGAAACCCAGGATAAAACGATTCCTTAGCGATCGCATCTTCCAGCGTAACGATTACCGGGCTAAGATCGTCGTAAGTGACTTTGACCTTCCTCGCAGCTCGTTGCGCAGTACTTTGGGTGTCTGCCACAACCGCGCCTATTATCTGGCCCTGCGTAGTGACGATGTCTTTCACGAAAACGAATTCATCGTgaaagactgggccggcttcATTTTGTTCTTCCGTCAAATCGTCAGCACTGAAGAACCGATGGACTCCCTCTTCTTGCAACGCGGCCGAAGGATCAATGGAAACGATCTTGGCATGCGCCTTCGTGCTGTACACGAATGCCAGATACAACTCGTTGGAAAATCTTGGAATATCGTCACAATAGATGGCCTCTCCAGTGACCTGCTTGTATGCCGATGCGTGGACCTGGGGACGTCGAATGGGATCAGTAACAGCTTGCCCGGATGCAACCTTTTCAAACAGTTGCGCACTCTTTGGCACCAGTGTGTGGAATGTTTCGGAACCACTCTTTTCACGGCTCTCGATAGGTTTCCTACCCTTAATATCTGGTTGTGCATCAAGTACTTGGGCGATGGCAAGGTAGGCCTTGAAGAAGAGGCTAAGCGTTAACGATCGTCGATACAATATCATACCACCTGGCGCAGACGGACTGAGAGGAAGCTCTTCGACGAGTAGATCATTGCAAAGTTCCACCAGCTTAGTATCCCAACGTCTTCCGACCAGCGCTTGAGCGGTTTTCTTCGCCAGCACCGTCGTTGGTGCCATGCCTCCAAACGCGAGATGCAATTCCTCCACCACATCCGTGCCTGCTCGGAATCGGACGTTGAAAGCACCGTTCACGATGGCAATATCATCATCCCGGCGTTTGGCCTGCTTGTGGGCAATAAAATGCTGGTCCGTGGTAGTACGCGGAATGAACAGTGACACGAGCACCTCTTCCGACTTGATCACATTCGTTCGATACCCAGTAAAGAATCCATCTCCCATTCGTACTGTGCGAAAGCCTCCATCCAAACTTGCCACCTCTAGCTCGACGGCAGCCGCAGTGAAAATAGGATTTAGGTCCGAAATGGGGCTTCCGGTCATGATGTTGCCCCCGACGGACGCAACGTTACGAATCTGCTTTCCAGCGAACCAATGCAGCATATCCACAATCGCCTTAAATAGACGTGTTTCGTGTTCCGGACTGGTTTCAATTTCCTGTTGCAgcgcattttccatttccatcagcGTCACAGCAGATCCTATCTTCAAACCACGTTCATTTCGCTCGATCGACGTGAGCTCTGTTATTTGAATTGGATTAGCCAAGACGGGGTACTGGAAATGCTTAAACTTCACCTCCACGCCAACCTCCGTGTTACCAACGACAATTTTTGTGTCCGAATAACGCTTCTTCAGCGCCAGCAAGTCATTAAGCTTTGTTGGCCGATACCAGGCCGTGTTGGATGATCGAAAAACTATCGAATCGGTGTCCAGTCTGTTGGAGATTTTGAGTTCCGGTGGGAAAATCGGTTCCTGCGATGGATCGTAAGGCATGAACTCGCTTGCTTGAAATAGTTCGTGGTCCACCTCTCCGGCCGGTGCGCCACATCCACTGGTGCTATTGCCATTTCGGCAGCACTTCTCGCCCATAGCGCAGTTACCGAACTCCTTCGTAAAAGTTTTGTATCCTTCCAAAATTGGTCGATAACCGGTGCACCGGCACAGGTTGCCTTGGAAAGCCACCTCCAGCTCCTTCATCGACGGAACTGGCGAGCTGCGGAGCAAAGCGTACATGGACATTACAATGCCGGGAGTGCAGAAGCCACACTGCGATCCGTGCGCCTTTGCGATTCGCTCCTGCACGGGATGAAGTCGAGTGCGTGTACTTCCAATACCTTCCACCGTCGTGACGGCCATACCGTGCATGGCACAGACTGGCGTGAGACACGCATTGACGGCCAGATGCTGCAGTTGACCCGTTTTGCGATCAACTTTCGACACCATCACGGTACACGCTCCGCATCCTCCCTCGGCACAACCGAGCTTCGTTCCACAGAGCCGCAGCTTTTCGCGCAAATAAACCAACAGCGTGCATTCCGGATCCGGACTATCTTCGACGACCTAaagccaagaagaaaaaaaataagaaaagatcAGTGAAGCGAAAACATCGTCACTGCGCGGCAATCAACGCAAAAGACTACGGAGACGACGGCATGGAAACATTCAatcaaaaataacaatcctCCTCGATGGCCCCCCATCTCGCCGCATCGGTTCAACCGTGCTAAAGCGGTGTGGCGAGAGTGATTCGAGTTAAATAAGATAGATAAGAAATGCGAAGAAGCAGAGATTTTGATGACCGCGATGTAGCTCGTGTAACCGAGATGTTTACGGTCCATCGCAAGAAAGTCTGTAAAAGCTACTGACATGTGAACACGATGTATAATCATTACAAATAACCGTTATCAGCGATGGGCTACTTGTTTGTTGCTGAGCTACAAgagtagatttttttttcacttgtcCCAGGTATGTGGCATGCGTTTTAAGGATAATTTCTAGAACCtaccttttttccatttacgAAAAATTCAAGGGGTTGATTCACGTTGAACTCCTTCGCCAGGGCATGCTCGCCGGTGTTCGTTGCAGCCATCGCCACGACTCAAATGCAGAATGACCACTTCTGACAACAGATCACACAAACGTGTGATTTAAGAATAATATTACTACAATTTTTTATTGTCCTTATAAACAATGCCGGTGCACGATTATAGTGATCAGGCACGTATGAACTAAACAGTTATTTAAACTGTTTTTATTCagtctatttttaaattgcttttattatgtttaCAAGTATCACTATGCGTAACGCGAAGAGCAGTTACACGACAAGCCGGTGGTAAATTATCTTGTTCCGATTCCCGTGAACGACAAACTACGACTGAAGTCGCAGAGAAACCCGCGATGGGTATTAGCGCTATTTGCTCGTCTTTGGAGACGATCCTTCTTGGGGATTCCACGCTATCAGCTGTGTAGCAAGCGATTCCTCAAGTTGCTTGGCAAGATAGGGAGATTGCGAGAGCTCAACTAAGAAGCCAACAAGGTACGTCTCGGAGCATACGTTCGGAAGCGTGAagtaaaaaggaaacacaaacCCTCCGCTCTTTGAACGATGCGTTCATGGTAGGAGAGTAATCCGATACATGgggtttcaaataaaatacactcTCCTAAAATTAATCTACAAAAATAAAGGCCACTTTTTGTTCAGATTGATAGATCATGCTCTTAGAgatatatttattatatttatagaTGTTTTCCAACGTAAATATGCTTCTGGTATGAGGTAGTAAGGAAGTAATAAAATAGGAAATATGTATGCGGGATTTTCATTCCGTTTAATTCTCGGGAAACTTTTAGATAAACGCTGTTACGCCATCACGTTCCATGACCCGTTCTCGTCAGCATCTTCGTTTTGAACCTACATATAttaacgaaacgaaataagCAGGTTGAAGAATGTTTAGTCATGGTTGATGCAAGCAAAACAGatgagtaaaaaacaaaaaacattggaGTCTTTACCTTTTGCGAAATGCTGTCGGTGCAAAGCATTCTGATACGAGCGGCACTGGCTGGGGCAATGAGGTTAAAATTGCCCTGCACGCCCTCCTCCGACCGGGCAGCTGCGATAGCGGCCTTAGTTGCGAAGTATACCGACGAGGCGAGGAAAAGAGGAGGCTCTCCGATGGCCTTGGAGGAATAAACAGCACGTGGGTTTGGTGCTCCGGTCAACAGCGACACATTTAGCTCTCCGGCGATATTTCCAAAACCGGGTAGTTTATAGGTACCGGGGCCACGAGAGAGAACCTCCCCTTTCGACGAGTAAATCATTTCTTCAAGCATAAACATGCCATACCCTTGCATGAAACCGCCCTCGATTTGGCCAATGTCAATTGCTGGATTTATGCTAGAGCCAACATCCATCACAATGTCCGTTCGCAACACCTGGTGATCACCGGTGAGACAATCGATCTCAACCTCAGAACAAGCCGCCCCGAAAGTGTAGTAATGGAATGGGTTTCCCGTGTTGGTTGTAAGGTCATAGTTAATGTCCGGAGTTGCGTAGAATCCGGTCGCAGATAAAGCCACTCTATCGAGGTAGGCACGTTGAATCCAAACAGTCCATCCCGCATCAGGATTTGCCTTTTTATACGGTTCTATACGTGTTAGAAGCTTTCTGCAAGCGTCCAAAACGGCAGCTCCGTTAAGATCCGATCCTACACTTGCGGCAGTGGCAGAAGTATTTGGCACCTTATCCGTGCCGGTCTCGGAACAATGAATCCAGTCGAAAGGAATTTGTAACGCTGTGGCAGctacttgaatcattttcgTGTGTAAACCTTGTCCCATTTCAACCCCACCATGAGCTAACAAGACAGTGCCATCTTGATACACGTGTACTAAAGCACCCGACTGATCCAGGGCGGGTACGTTAAACGCTATACCATACATTGTTGGCACAACATCAATACCACGCTTACGCCAGCGATTCATTTTGTTAAAACTCTCCACTCTCGTACGTCGATCAGCGAAATCCGATGAACTAAAAAGCTGGTCCCAGCACCTTCTCACTGTACAGCTTTCAATCGCCTTGTTGTAATGCGTCACATCGCCATTATCTTGATATAGATTCAATGCCATCAGCGAAACGGGATCGCAATGCATCTCTGCTGCCACGTGACGAATTACGTTTTCAGCAACAAACATTGCCTGCGGTGAACCGAACCCGCGGAAAGCCGTGCAAGAGGGCAGATTTGTGCGGCAGACCCATCCTTCTATGCGAACATTCGGTATTTTGTAAGCATTTTGAATGTGTAAAATGGCACGTTGCATAACCTAGAATAggtaaatgtaaaatatgtttagtcAGTTGCGTATTCGATCAAAATACAACAGACTGTTGCGCACTTACGGAGAAGGATAGATCACGTGAATATCCTGCATTGGAGTAGGCTTTGTATTCACCTGCCAACAGCAATCCGTCCTTGTTCACGGCGACGCGGTAACGCACTTGGAAAGGATGTCTTGTTCCTGTGCTAGCCATGTCATCGGTGCGATCCAAGACACACCGGACAGGACGCTGCAGGCGGTAGGCAGCTAAGGCGACTGGTGTTACGACACCATCgacttttgtttctttgccCCCAAAGCCGCCACCGAGTCGTTTTACCTTTGAGAAAACTTTATTACACGACAGACCCAACGCATTGGCCACCTTCCGCTGTGCTTCGGCCGGATGTTGACTGCAGCTGATAATTTCTATTTCGTCTGAATCGCGGGGAAACGCGATACAAGCAATTGGTTCGAGGTAGAAGTGTTCCTGGGCACCAGTACGGCATTCTCCTTCCACAATTTTATATGCAGATTGGAATGCGCCGTCAACATTACCGAATTCGAGTCGAAGAGGACTTTCAGGGAAAAAAGATTTACGAGCTATCGCATCCTCTAGGGTCACGATAACTGGGGTTAATTCTTCATAAACGACTTTCACTTTCCTGCTTGCTTTTTTAGCTGCTGTTGCGTCATTTGCTACGATCGCGCCTATTATCTGACCatggcaaaaaacaaaatcttttgCAAAAACTCGTTCATCTTCAATGATTGGCCCCAACCGATTTTGTTCTTCCGTCAAATCGTCAGCACTGAAGAACCGATGGACTCCCTCTTCTTGCAACGCGGCCGAAGGATCAATGGAAACGATCTTGGCATGCGCCTTCGTGCTGTACACGAATGCCAGATACAACTCGTTGGAAAATCTTGGAATATCGTCACAATAGATGGCCTCTCCAGTGACCTGCTTGTATGCCGATGCGTGGACCTGGGGACGTCGAATGGGATCAGTAACAGCTTGCCCGGATGCAACCTTTTCAAACAGTTGCGCACTCTTTGGCACCAGTGTGTGGAATGTTTCGGAACCACTCTTTTCACGGCTCTCGATAGGTTTCCTACCCTTAATATCTGGTTGTGCATCAAGTACTTGGGCGATGGCAAGGTAGGCCTTGAAGAAGAGGCTAAGCGTTAACGATCGTCGATACAATATCATACCACCTGGCGCAGACGGACTGAGAGGAAGCTCTTCGACGAGTAGATCATTGCAAAGTTCCACCAGCTTAGTATCCCAACGTCTTCCGACCAGCGCTTGAGCGGTTTTCTTCGCCAGTACCGTCGTTGGAGCCATGCCTCCAAACGCCAGATGCAATTCCTCCACCACATCCGTGCCTGCTCGGAATCGGACGTTGAAAGCACCGTTCACGATGGCAATATCATCATCCCGGCGTTTGGCCTGCTTGTGGGCAATAAAATGCTGGTCCGTGGTAGTACGCGGAATGAACAGTGACACGAGCACCTCTTCCGACTTGATCACATTCGTTCGATACCCAGTAAAGAATCCATCTCCCATTCGTACTGTGCGAAAGCCTCCATCAAAACTTGCCACCTCTAGCTCGACGGCAGCCGCAGTGAAAATAGGATTTAGGTCCGAAATGGGGCTTCCGGTCATGATGTTGCCCCCGACGGACGCAACGTTACGAATCTGCTTTCCAGCGAACCAATGCAGCATATCCACAATCGCCTTAAATAGCCGTGTTTCGTGTTCCGGACTGGTTTCAATTTCCTGTTGCAgagtattttccatttccatcagcGTCACAGCAGATCCTATCTTCAAACCACGTTCATTTCGCTCGATCGATGAGAGCTCCGTTATTTGAATTGGATTAGCCAAGACGGGGTATTGGAAATGCTTAAACTTCACCTCTACGCCAACCTCCGTGTTACCAACGACAATTTTTGTGTCCGGATAACGCTTCTTCAGCGCCAGCAAGTCATTAAGCTTTGTTGGCCGATACCAGGCCGTATTGGATGATCGAAAAACTATCGAATCGGTGTCCAGTCTGTTGGAGATTTTGAGTTCCGGTGGGAAAATCGGTTCCTGCGATGGATCGTAAGGCATGAACTCGCTTGCTTGAAATAGTTCGTGGTCCACCTCTCCGGCCGGTGCGCCACATCCACTGGTGCTATTGCCATTTCGGCAGCACTTCTCGCCCATAGCGCAGTTACCGAACTCCTTCGTAAAAGTTTTGTATCCTTCCAAAATTGGTCGATAACCGGTGCACCGACACAGGTTGCCTTGGAAAGCCACCTCCAGCTCCTTCATCGACGGAACTGGCGAGCTGCGGAGCAAA
Coding sequences within:
- the LOC131262390 gene encoding xanthine dehydrogenase-like: MLIRQNLLKIHAIGNSQAAVFYQYKAEMEDLSLFKVDQPLVLFVNGKRVEDTNPNPECTLLVYLREKLRLCGTKLGCAEGGCGACTVMVSKVDRKTGQLQHLAVNACLTPVCAMHGMAVTTVEGIGSTRTRLHPVQERIAKAHGSQCGFCTPGIVMSMYALLRSSPVPSMKELEVAFQGNLCRCTGYRPILEGYKTFTKEFGNCAMGEKCCRNGNSTSGCGAPAGEVDHELFQASEFMPYDPSQEPIFPPELKISNRLDTDSIVFRSSNTAWYRPTKLNDLLALKKRYPDTKIVVGNTEVGVEVKFKHFQYPVLANPIQITELSSIERNERGLKIGSAVTLMEMENTLQQEIETSPEHETRLFKAIVDMLHWFAGKQIRNVASVGGNIMTGSPISDLNPIFTAAAVELEVASFDGGFRTVRMGDGFFTGYRTNVIKSEEVLVSLFIPRTTTDQHFIAHKQAKRRDDDIAIVNGAFNVRFRAGTDVVEELHLAFGGMAPTTVLAKKTAQALVGRRWDTKLVELCNDLLVEELPLSPSAPGGMILYRRSLTLSLFFKAYLAIAQVLDAQPDIKGRKPIESREKSGSETFHTLVPKSAQLFEKVASGQAVTDPIRRPQVHASAYKQVTGEAIYCDDIPRFSNELYLAFVYSTKAHAKIVSIDPSAALQEEGVHRFFSADDLTEEQNRLGPIIEDERVFAKDFVFCHGQIIGAIVANDATAAKKASRKVKVVYEELTPVIVTLEDAIARKSFFPESPLRLEFGNVDGAFQSAYKIVEGECRTGAQEHFYLEPIACIAFPRDSDEIEIISCSQHPAEAQRKVANALGLSCNKVFSKVKRLGGGFGGKETKVDGVVTPVALAAYRLQRPVRCVLDRTDDMASTGTRHPFQVRYRVAVNKDGLLLAGEYKAYSNAGYSRDLSFSVMQRAILHIQNAYKIPNVRIEGWVCRTNLPSCTAFRGFGSPQAMFVAENVIRHVAAEMHCDPVSLMALNLYQDNGDVTHYNKAIESCTVRRCWDQLFSSSDFADRRTRVESFNKMNRWRKRGIDVVPTMYGIAFNVPALDQSGALVHVYQDGTVLLAHGGVEMGQGLHTKMIQVAATALQIPFDWIHCSETGTDKVPNTSATAASVGSDLNGAAVLDACRKLLTRIEPYKKANPDAGWTVWIQRAYLDRVALSATGFYATPDINYDLTTNTGNPFHYYTFGAACSEVEIDCLTGDHQVLRTDIVMDVGSSINPAIDIGQIEGGFMQGYGMFMLEEMIYSSKGEVLSRGPGTYKLPGFGNIAGELNVSLLTGAPNPRAVYSSKAIGEPPLFLASSVYFATKAAIAAARSEEGVQGNFNLIAPASAARIRMLCTDSISQKVQNEDADENGSWNVMA
- the LOC131262392 gene encoding xanthine dehydrogenase, whose product is MVSKVDRKTGQLQHLAVNACLTPVCAMHGMAVTTVEGIGSTRTRLHPVQERIAKAHGSQCGFCTPGIVMSMYALLRSSPVPSMKELEVAFQGNLCRCTGYRPILEGYKTFTKEFGNCAMGEKCCRNGNSTSGCGAPAGEVDHELFQASEFMPYDPSQEPIFPPELKISNRLDTDSIVFRSSNTAWYRPTKLNDLLALKKRYSDTKIVVGNTEVGVEVKFKHFQYPVLANPIQITELTSIERNERGLKIGSAVTLMEMENALQQEIETSPEHETRLFKAIVDMLHWFAGKQIRNVASVGGNIMTGSPISDLNPIFTAAAVELEVASLDGGFRTVRMGDGFFTGYRTNVIKSEEVLVSLFIPRTTTDQHFIAHKQAKRRDDDIAIVNGAFNVRFRAGTDVVEELHLAFGGMAPTTVLAKKTAQALVGRRWDTKLVELCNDLLVEELPLSPSAPGGMILYRRSLTLSLFFKAYLAIAQVLDAQPDIKGRKPIESREKSGSETFHTLVPKSAQLFEKVASGQAVTDPIRRPQVHASAYKQVTGEAIYCDDIPRFSNELYLAFVYSTKAHAKIVSIDPSAALQEEGVHRFFSADDLTEEQNEAGPVFHDEFVFVKDIVTTQGQIIGAVVADTQSTAQRAARKVKVTYDDLSPVIVTLEDAIAKESFYPGFPRSIVKGDVEKALADSDVIVEGDCRMGGQEHFYLETQACLAFPKDTDEIEVISSTQHPTEIQLHVAKSLGIPAAKVVSRVKRLGGGFGGKESRAALVAIPVALAAYRLGRPVRCMLDRDEDMAISGTRHPFYFRYKVGVSTEGKLVAGDFWAYNNAGHSMDLSFAVLERSMFHIQNAYKIPNLRVRGWVCRTNLPSNTAFRGFGGPQGMMAAETMMRHVARTLKRDYVELVELNMYHEGDTTHYNQVIEGCNVRKCWQEVLQSSDFARRRELVDQFNQEHRWRKRGIHVVPTMFGIAFTVLHLNQSGALIHVYQDGTVLLTHGGTEMGQGLHTKMIQVAATALEIPFEKIHISETATDKVPNTSATAASAGSDLNGAAVLNACNTIRERLEPFRKQYPNEDWNFWVSKAYFNRVSLSAAGFYATPDLGYDFGTNSGKAFNYYTYGAACSEVEIDCLTGDHQVLRTDIVMDLGSSINPAIDIGQIEGGFMQGYGLFTLEEMVYSPQGQVYSRGPGMYKLPGFADIPGEFNVSLLTGAPNPRAVYSSKAVGEPPLFLASSIFLAIRDAISAARSEEGLDAEFSLVSPATAARIRTACQDKFVERFRKHADNLNNIIPWNVMP